The DNA window TGAAAGAGCTTGCCGGCGAGGTGGGTCTGGAAAATGCCGTGGTGGTCAACACCTGCGCGGTGACCGCCGAGGCGGTGCGCAAGGCACGGCAGGAGATTCGCAAGCTGCGGCGCGACAATCCGAACGCGCGGCTGATCGTGACGGGCTGCGCGGCGCAGACGGAGCCCGAGACGTTTACCGCGATGGATGAGGTGGATGCCGTCATCGGCAACACCGAGAAGATGGTGCGCGACACCTGGGCTGGCCTCGCTGCCGATTTCATCGGCGAGACCGAGGCGGTTCAGGTGGACGACATCATGAGTGTCACAGAGACGGCGGGGCACCTGATTGACGGCTTTGGCACGCGGAGCCGGGCCTATGTTCAGGTGCAGAACGGCTGTGACCATCGCTGCACCTTCTGCATCATCCCCTACGGCCGGGGCAATTCGCGCAGCGTGCCGGCGGGGGTCGTAGTGGACCAGATCAAGCGGCTGGTCGACCGGGGCTATAACGAGGTGGTGCTGACCGGCGTCGACCTGACAAGCTGGGGCGCGGACCTGCCGGCGGAGCCGAAGCTGGGCGATCTGGTGATGCGTATCCTGAAGCTGGTGCCGGATCTGCCGCGACTGCGTATTTCGTCGATCGATTCGATCGAGGTGGACGAGAACCTGATGCAGGCGATTGCCACCGAAAGCCGCCTGATGCCGCATCTGCATCT is part of the Roseovarius sp. THAF9 genome and encodes:
- the mtaB gene encoding tRNA (N(6)-L-threonylcarbamoyladenosine(37)-C(2))-methylthiotransferase MtaB, with the protein product MSAPVFTTLGCRLNAYETEAMKELAGEVGLENAVVVNTCAVTAEAVRKARQEIRKLRRDNPNARLIVTGCAAQTEPETFTAMDEVDAVIGNTEKMVRDTWAGLAADFIGETEAVQVDDIMSVTETAGHLIDGFGTRSRAYVQVQNGCDHRCTFCIIPYGRGNSRSVPAGVVVDQIKRLVDRGYNEVVLTGVDLTSWGADLPAEPKLGDLVMRILKLVPDLPRLRISSIDSIEVDENLMQAIATESRLMPHLHLSLQHGDDLILKRMKRRHLRDDAIRFSEEARKLRPDMTFGADIIAGFPTETETAFENSLRLVEECGLTWLHVFPYSPRPGTPAARMPQVDGRAIKDRAARLRAAGEARVARHLDEQKGRVHRVLLENARMGRTEQFTEVTFGSDQPEGQIVSARVTGHDASRLTADTALC